A single window of Corvus hawaiiensis isolate bCorHaw1 chromosome 22, bCorHaw1.pri.cur, whole genome shotgun sequence DNA harbors:
- the DISP3 gene encoding protein dispatched homolog 3 produces the protein MDTEDDPLLQDAWLEEEDEEVAFSSRKRQEGALLCGKSPCRVRPLCVTLPVSSFWNIVGWVFTNPYCAGFILFLGCAIPAVLAVVMFLHYPALDIDISYNAFEIRNHESSQRFDALALALKSQFGSWGRNRRDLADFTSETLQRLIFEQLQQLHLNASHLGVSARVKRSPPEGRMSSLQPQAHLSPGNQTSQIGRGAPRWDYSSTYISANTQTHAHWRIELIFLARGDSENNIFTTERLVTIHEVERKIMDHPRFREFCWKPHEVLKDLPLGSYSYCSPPSSLMTYFFPTERGGKIYYDGMGQDLADIQGSLELAMTHPEFYWYVDEGLSAENMKSSLLRSEILFGAPLPNYYSVEDRWEEQRRKFQNFVITYVAMLAKQSTSKVQVLYGGTDLFDYEVRRTFNNDMLLAFISSSCIAVLVYILTSCSVFLSFFGIASIGLSCLVALFLYHVVFGIQYLGILNGVAAFVIVGIGVDDVFVFINTYRQATHLKDLRLRMIHTIQTAGKATFFTSLTTAAAYAANIFSQIPAVHDFGLFMSLIVSCCWVAVLFTMPAALGIWTLYVSPLESSCQASCSQKCTKKNALHLAEDLFIASEATSRAGRETLPYLDDDIPLLSVEDEPVSLEIGDVPLVSVMPENLQLSAEKSNRDHLITHLQELLEHWVLWSAVKSRWVIVGLFLLVLLLSIFFASHLHPASRAPVLFRPDTNIQVLLDLKYNLSAEGISCITCSGLFQEKPHSLQNNIRTSMEKKKRGSGSPWGSKGSMGDTGQQELQGTVYISKSKSKGRPAIYRFSLNASVPAPWQMVSPGDGEVPSFQVYRVPFGNFTRKLTACVSTVGLLKQMSPRKWMMTTLSCDTKKGWKFDFSFYVASKEQQRTRKLYFAQSHKPPYHGRVCVAPPGCLLSSSPDGPNKGILYVPSEKAPKAKLSATSGFNPCMNTGCGKPAVRPLVDTGAMVFVVFGIRGVNRTRRPDNHVIGDMGSVIYDDSFDLFKEIGNLCHLCKAIASNSELVKPGGAQCLPSGYSISSFLQMLHPECKNIPEPNLLPGQLSHGAVGVKDGKVQWISMAFESTTYKGKSSFQTYADYLKWETFLQQQLQLFPEGSALRHGFQTCEHWKQIFMEIIGVQSALYGLVLSLVICVAAVAVFTTHILLLLPVLLSILGVVCLVVTIMYWSGWEMGAVEAISLSILVGSSVDYCVHLVEGYLLAGENLPLHQAEDPTVCRQWRTMEAVRHVGVAIVSSAVTTMIATVPLFFCIIAPFAKFGKIVALNTGVSILYTLTVSTALLSIMGPGTFIRSRTSCLKAVLGVLLTGLLGLCICLALLKSGYKIPLPNGTAL, from the exons ATGGACACAGAGGATGACCCATTGTTACAGGATGCCTGGCtagaggaggaagatgaagaggTAGCCTTCAGCTCCCGGAAGAGGCAAGAGGGTGCTCTGTTGTGTGGGAAAAGCCCGTGCAGAGTCAGGCCCCTGTGTGTCACACTGCCTGTGTCTAGCTTCTGGAATATTGTTGGCTGGGTGTTTACCAACCCATACTGTGCTGGCTTCATACTTTTCCTGGGCTGTGCCATCCCTGCTGTGCTTGCTGTTGTCATGTTCCTCCACTACCCAGCCCTGGATATTGACATCTCCTACAACGCTTTTGAGATCCGCAACCATGAGTCCTCACAGCGCTTCGATGCCCTTGCCTTGGCCCTCAAATCCCAGTTTGGGTCATGGGGGAGGAACCGCCGGGATCTGGCTGACTTTACTTCGGAAACCCTGCAGAGACTCATCTtcgagcagctccagcagcttcaCCTCAATGCTTCCCATCTTGGGGTCAGTGCACGGGTCAAACGCAGCCCCCCAGAGGGCAGGAtgagctccctgcagccccaggcccACCTGAGCCCAGGAAACCAGACTTCCCAAATCGGGAGAGGAGCCCCGCGCTGGGACTACTCTAGCACTTACATCAGTGccaacacacagacacatgctCACTGGCGCATTGAGCTAATTTTTCTGGCTCGGGGGGACTCTGAGAACAACATCTTTACCACAGAACGCCTGGTCACCATCCATGAGGTTGAGCGCAAGATCATGGACCACCCTCGCTTCCGGGAGTTCTGCTGGAAGCCCCATGAGGTCTTGAAGGACCTGCCCCTGGGTTCTTACTCCTActgctcccctcccagctcccttaTGACCTACTTCTTCCCCACTGAGAGAGGAGGGAAGATTTACTATGATGGCATGGGACAAGACCTTGCTGACATCCAAG GGTCCCTGGAGCTGGCCATGACCCACCCCGAATTCTACTGGTATGTGGATGAGGGCTTGTCTGCTGAGAACATGAAGAGCTCCCTGCTGCGGAGTGAGATCCTCTTTGGGGCACCACTGCCAAACTACTACTCGGTGGAGGATCGCTGGGAGGAGCAGCGCCGCAAGTTCCAGAACTTCGTCATCACCTACGTGGCCATGCTGGCCAAGCAGTCCACGAG CAAAGTCCAGGTGCTGTACGGAGGGACAGATTTGTTTGACTATGAAGTGAGGAGGACTTTCAACAATGACATGTTGCTGGCCTTCATCAGCAGTAGCTGCATAGCTGTCTTGGTCTACATCCTCACCTCCTGCTCAG TGTTCCTGTCATTCTTTGGCATTGCCAGCATTGGGCTAAGCTGCCTGGTGGCTCTGTTCCTGTACCACGTCGTATTTGGGATCCAGTATCTGGGTATACTCAATGGTGTGGCTGCCTTTGTCATCGTGGGGATTG GGGTTGATGATGTCTTTGTTTTCATCAATACCTACCGCCAAGCCACCCACCTCAAGGACCTGCGACTGCGCATGATCCACACTATCCAGACAGCAGGGAAGGCCACCTTCTTCACCTCCCTGACCACAGCTGCAGCATATGCTGCCAACATCTTCTCTCAG ATCCCAGCTGTGCATGACTTTGGACTCTTCATGTCACTGattgtgtcctgctgctgggtaGCTGTGCTCTTCACCATGCCAGCTGCTCTTGGAATATGGACCCTTTATGTGTCCCCATTAGAGAGCTCCTGCCAAGCCAG CTGCAGTCAGAAGTGTACCAAAAAGAATGCCTTGCACCTAGCTGAAGATCTCTTCATTGCCTCAGAGGCCACctccagagcaggcagagagacCCTTCCCTACCTTGATGATGACATCCCACTCCTCAGCGTTGAGGATGAGCCTG TCTCTCTGGAAATAGGGGATGTCCCCTTGGTGTCTGTGATGCCAGAAAatctgcagctctctgcagagaaGAGCAACCGGGATCACTTGATAACTcatctgcaggagctgctggaacacTGGGTGCTGTGGTCTGCAGTGAAGAGCAGATGGGTGATTGTGG GGctctttctccttgttttgctCCTGTCCATATTCTTTGCTAGCCACCTCCATCCAGCTAGCCGTGCTCCAGTCTTGTTCCGGCCAGACACAAACATCCAGGTGCTACTGGACCTGAAATACAACCTGAGTGCTGAAGGCATCTCTTGCATTACCTGCTCAG GTTTGTTTCAGGAAAAGCCCCACAGTTTGCAGAACAACATCCGAActtccatggaaaaaaagaagaggggcTCAGGGTCACCTTGGGGAAGCAAAGGCAGCATGGGTGATACAGGGCAGCAAG AGCTCCAGGGGACTGTGTATATCTCCAAGTCCAAGAGCAAGGGAAGACCAGCCATCTATAGATTCTCACTCAATGCCAGTGTCCCTGCACCCTGGCAGATGGTGTCACCGGGAGACGGGGAGGTGCCTTCATTCCAG GTGTATAGAGTGCCTTTCGGTAACTTCACCAGGAAGCTGACAGCTTGTGTGTCCACAGTAGGGCTGCTTAAGCAGATGAGCCCCAGGAAGTGGATGATGACCACCTTGTCCTGCGACACCAAGAAGGGCTGGAAGTTCGACTTCAGTTTCTACGTGGCCTCCAAGGAGCAGCAGCGAACACG GAAACTGTATTTTGCCCAGTCGCACAAGCCCCCTTACCACGGTCGAGTGTGTGTTGCACCTCCAGGCTGTCTGCTCAGCTCTAGCCCTGACGGACCCAACAAAGGCATCCTGTATGTTCCCAGTGAAAAAG CACCCAAAGCAAAGCTGTCGGCCACATCTGGATTTAATCCATGCATGAACACAGGCTGTGGGAAGCCAGCAGTGCGGCCGCTGGTAGACACTGGAGCCATGGTGTTTGTAGTGTTTGGAATCAGAGGCGTTAATCGCACAAGACGCCCAGACAACCACGTCATTGGAGACATG GGCAGCGTTATCTACGATGACAGCTTTGACCTCTTCAAAGAGATTGGCAACCTGTGCCACCTCTGCAAAGCCATTGCCAGCAACTCTGAGCTGGTGAAGCCTGGAGGGGCTCAGTGCCTGCCCTCGG gtTACAGCATCTCCTCCTTTCTGCAGATGTTGCACCCCGAGTGCAAGAATATCCCTGAGCCAAACCTGCTGCCTGGACAGCTCTCTCATGGGGCAGTGGGGGTGAAGGATGGGAAGGTGCAGTGGATCTCCATGGCCTTCGAATCG ACAACCTACAAGGGGAAATCGTCCTTCCAGACATATGCTGACTATCTGAAATGGGAGacattcctgcagcagcaacTCCAACTCTTCCCAGAGGGCTCTGCTCTCCGGCATGGTTTCCAGACCTGTGAGCACTGGAAGCAGATTTTCATGGAGATAATAG GAGTGCAGAGTGCCCTGTATGGTCTTGTCCTCTCACTGGTCATCTGTGTGGCTGCCGTGGCAGTGTTCACCACAcacatcctcctcctgctgccagtgctgctcagcatctTAG GGGTTGTCTGCCTTGTGGTGACCATCATGTACTGGTCTGGCTGGGAAATGGGAGCTGTGGAAGCCATTTCCCTCTCCATCCTCGTTGGCTCCTCTGTTGATTACTGCGTGCACTTGGTGGAGGGCTACCTGCTGGCAGGGGAGAACCTGCCACTCCACCAGGCAGAG